The following are encoded together in the Pseudomonadota bacterium genome:
- a CDS encoding copper chaperone PCu(A)C, whose product MKPKRGSRCWPVPVPRITSSPASSGLVDAPAPPQLHGLRPLRQAELQARSVRVLEPAPGLARTGSGTRIGDQCIRGPLVGLALCLLALAAPACKGDGEQRPPRQEHRTTAHQPEPSETQARRTKLESEAPAADMLAIEHARAPATGQARAAAVYLRVINGSNTPDRLVAAHAPLAASTEMHESRLEQGVVRMVAHPNGFEVPAGGSLELAPGGKHIMLLGLRKPLAAGASLELDLRFARAGERKLEVSITPRTAAHSHSKHEGHSKH is encoded by the coding sequence ATGAAGCCGAAACGCGGAAGTCGTTGCTGGCCCGTACCAGTACCACGGATCACAAGTTCACCAGCGTCCTCCGGACTCGTGGACGCGCCTGCACCTCCGCAGCTGCACGGACTCCGTCCGCTGCGCCAGGCAGAACTGCAGGCGCGTTCGGTCCGGGTTCTGGAACCGGCCCCAGGACTGGCGAGGACCGGCTCCGGAACCCGGATCGGCGACCAGTGCATCCGTGGACCTCTGGTCGGTTTGGCGCTGTGCCTGCTCGCGTTGGCGGCTCCGGCATGCAAGGGGGACGGGGAGCAACGGCCTCCAAGACAAGAACATCGCACAACTGCCCATCAACCGGAGCCATCCGAAACCCAGGCACGCCGAACCAAGCTCGAGTCGGAAGCCCCGGCGGCCGACATGCTCGCGATCGAACACGCCCGCGCGCCGGCCACCGGCCAGGCCCGCGCGGCTGCGGTGTATCTGCGCGTGATCAACGGGTCCAATACACCCGATCGTCTGGTGGCGGCGCATGCGCCGCTCGCTGCCAGCACCGAGATGCACGAAAGCAGGCTCGAACAGGGTGTCGTGCGCATGGTCGCCCATCCGAATGGTTTCGAGGTGCCGGCAGGTGGCAGTCTGGAGCTGGCCCCCGGCGGCAAGCACATCATGCTGCTGGGGCTGCGCAAGCCGCTAGCAGCAGGCGCCAGTCTGGAGCTCGATCTTCGCTTCGCGCGTGCAGGGGAACGCAAGCTGGAGGTTTCCATCACGCCCCGCACCGCGGCACATTCGCACAGCAAGCACGAGGGCCACTCAAAACACTAG